The genomic window tggaagagtttgtataGAATTAGTGTTGTTTCTTCCTTAGGTGTTTCGAAGATTTCACCAGTAAAGCAGTCTGGGTCctgagtttcctttttctttttcttttttttcctaagattttattcattcatgagagacacacacacagagagaggcagagacataggcagagggagaagcaggctccatgcaccgggagcccgacgtgggatttgatcccaggtctccaggatcgcgccctgagccaaaggcaggcgctaaaccactgcgccacccagggatcccgagagaaaaaatcttaagcagattccatgctcagtgtggagccacacatggggcttcatctcatgaccatgagaccatgacctgagccgaaatcaggagttggacacttaacctactgagccatctagTTGCCCCTAGAAAttggttacttaaaaaaaaaaaaaaaaaaaaaaaaaaaaaagagggacacctgggtggctcagtggttgagtgtctgtctgccttcagctctggtcatggtcccgggatcctgggattgggtcctacatcagggttccctgcagggagcctgcttctccttctgcctaagtcttttttttttttttttttaaatttttaaaaaaaatttatttatgatagtcacagagagagagagagagaggcagagacacaggcagagggagaagcaggctccatgcaccaggagcccgacgtgggattcgatcctgggtctccaggatcgcgccctgggccgaaggcaggcgccaaaccgctgcaccgccagggatccctccttctgcctaagtctctacttctatctctcatgaataaataagtaaaatctttaaaaaaaaaaaaaaaaaaggaaattggtttATTTCAGCTAAATTGCCAGACTTGgcataaaattgttttttgtttttataaaattgttttgatgTGGTACTGTTTTAATATTTGTAAGATCTGTactatctttcatttctgataacaataggtttttttttttttttcttctagtgagCCTTGCCTAGGGGGTTTATCAATGTAATTAACCTTTTTAAACAATCACCTTTTGGAGTACCTGggtagttggttaaatgtctgccttcagctcaggtcatgatcccagggtgctaggatcgaatcctgcattgggctctctggtcagcagggagtcctcttctccctctttcccctccccacactggtgctctctttctcgctctcagataaataaaatcttaaaaaaaaatcactgtttggttttatttctctcttgttttttaattattatttttaaatattttatccatttgagagagagtatgagtctggggagggacacagggacaAGCAGTCCCCcaactgagtgcagagcctgactgaggctccatcccaggacccctgagatcatgagccaaagccagacccccagccaactgagccacccaggtaccccttcttacttattatttagaaaagaattgATGCTTTGTTATTTGAAGTCAGTAGTGGCCTGATTTTTAAGGTGGGGCTGGCCAGCTGTGGCTTTGTTGTGCTACAGACAGGTTTCCAAACTGCCTGTGTTGCTTACAGTGCCAATATTTCAGTTTCCTGAAAATACTGTACAGTACTTAACATATTAGGTAAGTTAATTTGCTTGTGCATAGTTGGGTAATTTGTGCATTGTATTATAGAGTTCATAAAATTGTTTTGGGACTCTTTCCGCCATCGCTCTGAGCCACCACAATGGTGCGCATGAACGTCCTGGCAGATGCTCTCAAGAGCATCAACAATGCTGAAAAGAGAGGCAAGCACCAGGTTCTTATCAGGCCATGCTCCAAAGTCATCGTCCGATTTCTCACTGTGATGATGAAGTATGGTTACATTGGCGAATTTGAAATCATTGATGATCACAGAGCTGGGAAAATTGTTGTGAACCTCACAGGCAGGTTAAACAAGTGTGGAGTGATCAGCCCCAGATTTGATGTACAACCAAAAGATCTAGAAGAATGGCAGAATAACCTGCTCCCATACCGCCAGTTTGGTTTCATTGTACTGACAACCTCAGCTGGCATCATGGACCACGAAGAAGCAAGACGAAAACACACAGGAGGGAAAATcctgggattctttttctttttttttttatttttttttatttttttttattttaatttttatttatttatgatagtcacagagagagagagagagagaggcagagacataggcagagggagaagcaggctccatgcaccgggagcctgatgtgggattcgatcccgggtctccaggatcgcgccctgggccaaaggcaggcgccaaaccgctgcgccacccagggatccctgggattcTTTTTCTAGGGATGTAATTCATACGTGCAAATAAAATgcctcaatggaaaaaaaattgttttgggaGATGAGAGATTATAAgatttatacttatatttatattggaAGTAATTCTGTATTATATATGTTCCATGTGttaaactttttatatttgaaatttcttaaacattttgacAAAAGTTTTTGCTTCTGTGGTGGAGCAAaccaataaattatatttatggtAATTCCAGTTGGTAATTCTAGTTAGACACtgggatatattattttttgggggggatatattatttttaaataactttgttCCAGTGACCTGGTATGATTTGTATCTTTGTTCAACATGGTTGTGAAAAGGTAGTATCTATGTTTTATAAAACAGACATAGTCTACTATGTTGAAGTTTTTGTAGtgtgctgtgatttttttttctttcttttagtccAAAATACTGTACACTAGtatcctcattctttttaaaacttttttgaacTTCATGTGATGGTGAGAGAAGAGACTTAGtggaatattttcttattctatgGTGGATGGTAGAGTTTTGATTATTTTCCAGGAGAGTTATGAAAGATTTAGTATATTAGTATGTTGAAATTAAATCTtatgtgttgggatccctgggtggcgcagcggtttggcgcctgcctttggcccagggcgcgatcctggagacccgggatcgaatcccacatcgggctcccggtgcatggagcctgcttctccctctgcctgtgtctctgcctctctctctctcactgtgtgcctatcataaataaataaataaataaataaattaaaaaaaaaaaaataaatcttatgtgTTTATAGAGGCTTTTCTTTGATTGCCAAGGATTCATAATTATGTCAGCATAAAGATGTATGGATTTCTTACTATAGGTCATGGGCTTATGGTACCACCTTTTTTTGTTCCTTAGAGTAAGTATAAGCCATTGAAATGTGGAAGTACtcttattaaaataagatttaggAAGGTGACGAGGTGCTAGTAAACCTAGGGAGTAACTGTTGTCGTATTATTAATCTTTATTATAACCCTTTTTAGATTCATTCCATTGTatcatttaatgtaatttcttatattgttaatctttttattggtaagaagaatatattttttccccaagatttttttaattgcttgagagagagagagtgagcatgagcaggaggggggtggatgggcagagagagagggagaagcagtctcctcacagagtagggagctcaacatgggcttgatcccagcaccccaggatcatgacctgagctgaagatagacacAACtgaaccaattgagccatccaggcacccttgaGTTTTGTTATCAGAGGTAAATTTTGACTCATTTTGATAGATGCTTACCTAATAGATACCTAAAGCAACTGAGATTAATTAAAAGATCTGTgtgctttttgtgtctttttattataaattatttcatattagggtttttctttttttaactttttaaaaggttttatttatttattcatgagacacacacacacacacacacacacacacacacatagagagagagaggcagagacacagacagagggagaagcagactccatgcaggaagcctgatatgggactcgatcccggaactctgggatcatgccctgagccaaaggcagatgctcaaccactgagccacccaggtgtgccccccccctttttttcataTTAGGGTTTTTCAGTTGTAAAATACAGAAGCAAGATTCTTTTGTGTTCAGTAGTCCTCCCTAATCTGCAAGGGTTATATTCTAAGactcccagtggatgcctgaaactttGGATTGTAGTGAATCCTGTGTATCTGTATACATACAGATAATATGATACTTATATTATCCAATACTTATAATAGTTCAATTTATAACTTTTTGACTTTATGATACGAAAGCagtatgcattcagtagaaactgtactttgaattttgatcttttcccaggctagctGTATGTGATATGATACTCTTATGATGCTGGGCAGTAGTAGTAACCAGTGGAAGCTCTCAGTCATGTGACCATGAGGGTAAATAGCTGATACCTTATAACCAATTTGTACCTATACAGCTGATTTTTACTTTCagtatagtattcaataaattacatgaaatattcaacactttattataaaatagactttGTTATATTATTTTGCCCGTATGTAAGCTAATGTAAgtattctgagcacatttaaggtagtCTAGGCTAAGCTATGGTGTTCAGTAGTTTAGgtatattaaatgtgtttttgacataagatttaaaaaagaaagatttttttcaatttatggtAGGTTTATTGAGATGTAACTTCATCATAAGTTGAGGAAGTTCTGTACTATATTTTTTCCTGTACATATGAACATAtgatcagttttgtttatttttaaatatttaaaaatatatattttttaaatatttcatttattcatgagagacacatagagagagagaggcagagacacacaggcagagggagaagcaggctccttgcagagagcctgatgcaagactcgatcccgggtctgcaggaataggccccgggctgaaggtggtgctaaactgctgagccacccaggctacccaatatttaaaaagattttatttgtattttagagagagggggagagtgcacacatgagagtggagggaggaacagagagagagggagatagataatcttaagcagactctgtgggcAGCATAGAGCCTCAGCTGAAATCAATTGAGTCAaccccttaactgactgagccactcaggctcccctcagttttgcttttttttttaattttattttattattttattttatttaagattttattcatttattcatgagagacacagagaggcaaagacataggcagagggagaagcaggctccctgcagggagcccgatgcaagactccatcctggtagtccaggatcacaccgtaaggcaaaggcagacgctcaaccactgaaccacccaggcatcccacctcaGTTCTTTAAATTGTGAATTAACATTGGGGGAACAGTAATTTCAAGAAGTAACTGAACCAAAAATGTCATATCCtccccagctttttaaaaaatcacatcataGTTTATGCCAGAATATAAgagaggggcgtctgggtggctcaattggttaagcgtctgcttttggctcaggtcatgatctcagcgtcctggaattgagccacacattgggctttctgctcagtgaggaatctgcttctccctctgtgcacactctctctctcaaataaatataatcttaaaaaaagtctataagagagaaaagagcatCCTAGACAGTTAAAAATATGAGTTCTAGCCTTAATTCTTCCATCAATTTGGGATGGTTTAGAGCCTTCAAAacctttggggggaaaaaaattcaggactgcttctataaaatgagaagccTGGAACAAATCATCTCTGACAACTTTTTTCAGAATTAAGGGTCTGgatatattcttttataactGTAGACTTGTGGCTTTTATGTTCTCATGTAAGAAAAATACCAGAAGACTTCCTTCATATTCTTAGTTTTGAGAGCACATAAACACATGTAATCACTTGTTGAATCTATGACTCAGTAAATACACACAGTCCacacccactttttaaaaaagaaaatgcttactATTTAACACTAATAACCCTATTTCACTCTACAAGTAGCCAATACAATATAATTggttaatttgtatttttacatgaAGAAGCTAAATATCTGAGAGGAATAATCACACATAATTTTTCTGTTCTTCCAGCAGTCTTCAGACTCAGTACATTACATCATTCTGACTTTTGGAGTCACGTGAAATCTGAATGGTTTTCCCCATGGAAACAAAAAACTAATAGAGCCTTGTTCACCAAATTTGAGTACTCATACCCCAAAGGGAACATTGTGTAGTACCAGGGAACAAACAGTATAAACTTCAcagaagcagatgatcttccttCTGGTATATCATCCGAAGGTCAGCAGTAGCCTAATGGTACGTCACAATGCCTATGTAACTCACCTCACTTTATCACACAGTCATTTTATCATCTTGCATGATAATAAGAAGGGGGAGTATAGTACAGTAAAACATTTAGGGGCCACATTCACATAATTTATTATAGTATGTTGTTgtaattgctctattttattgtttatttcttactgtgcctaatttataattcaaaattgatcaggggcacctggatggctcagttaagcatctgccttcagctcaggtcatgatcccagggtcctgggatcaagccccatgtcaggctccatgctcaacagggaagtctgcttctctctctccttctgccctttcccctgcttgttttttctctctcaaataaataaataaaatctttttaaaaaggtcaaatTAATAGGTTTGTGGCTATATTTCCTTTTGGgacatcatactttttttttacattaaaatttttttaaaaattcatttgagaatttcaataatttttaatgaattggtTAAGATAGAGGGGATAGGGATAAAAAATGAATTGGTTAAGATACtgattaaaaatatctaattaggCTGATGCTTTGTTATGACTCCCTATTCTAACTTATAACTAGTCATTACTTTCCAGTTCTTACATTATGTTAGTCTCCCATAGGCTTTATGATTTCAAACTACTTAATAACTACAAAATCATTGcttaactctttctttctttcttttctttctttcttttcttttttctttctttctttctttctgtctttctgtctttctgtctttctgtctttctgtcttttctttctttctttcatctttggaTCAGGCCCCAGgacgaaggtggcactaaacccctgagccactggggctgccctggaggatAGATCTTAATGATGTTACATGTCCT from Canis lupus familiaris isolate Mischka breed German Shepherd chromosome 11, alternate assembly UU_Cfam_GSD_1.0, whole genome shotgun sequence includes these protein-coding regions:
- the LOC119873934 gene encoding 40S ribosomal protein S15a-like isoform X4 produces the protein MVRMNVLADALKSINNAEKRGKHQVLIRPCSKVIVRFLTVMMKYGYIGEFEIIDDHRAGKIVVNLTGRLNKCGVISPRFDVQPKDLEEWQNNLLPYRQFGFIVLTTSAGIMDHEEARRKHTGGKILGFFF